The following proteins come from a genomic window of Acidimicrobiales bacterium:
- a CDS encoding glycosyltransferase family 4 protein: protein MRLLFVVQRYGAEVAGGAELHCRQFATRLADRGHDVDALSSCAVSYVTWDNEYPEGDTELDGVKVTRLRVAQRRDARFFGPLDARVVWGRKPVPLYLQKEWMRMQGPWLPDLAPWLQIHAADYDVVIFFTYLYYTTWAGLPVAAGLVPTVLHPTAHDEPPLALSLFDTVFRQPKAFAFSTDEERALVQRRFGLRAPNGSIGIGFDLDPGDAAADEARFRAWYNLGDDPYLLFVGRLDPGKGSDELFDFFRAFKERNPGALKLVVVGDPLKPLPPHPDVVVTGFVDEATKDASYAGATALVQPSYFESFSMVLAEAWVHSRPALVQGHCDVLVGQCRRSNGGIPYRGFAEFETAVQLLLDQPALGRELGRRGRAYVESRYSWDAVLGRYERLLRHVADYPRMLRPTRPLRNEKDSWSG, encoded by the coding sequence ATGCGCTTGCTCTTCGTGGTGCAGCGGTACGGCGCAGAGGTGGCGGGCGGGGCTGAGCTTCACTGCCGCCAGTTCGCCACCCGCTTGGCCGACCGCGGCCACGACGTCGATGCACTCAGCTCGTGCGCGGTGAGCTACGTCACCTGGGACAACGAGTACCCCGAGGGCGACACCGAGCTCGACGGCGTCAAGGTGACGCGACTGCGGGTGGCGCAACGTCGCGACGCCCGTTTCTTCGGCCCCCTCGACGCCCGCGTTGTCTGGGGCCGCAAGCCCGTGCCGCTCTACCTCCAGAAGGAGTGGATGCGGATGCAGGGCCCGTGGCTGCCGGACCTGGCGCCATGGCTCCAAATCCACGCCGCCGACTACGACGTCGTGATCTTCTTCACCTACCTCTACTACACGACGTGGGCAGGCCTCCCGGTCGCCGCCGGTTTGGTGCCCACGGTGCTGCACCCGACGGCCCATGACGAGCCGCCGTTGGCGCTGTCGCTGTTCGACACGGTGTTCCGCCAGCCGAAGGCGTTCGCGTTCTCCACGGACGAGGAACGTGCGTTGGTGCAGCGGCGTTTCGGCCTGCGTGCGCCGAACGGCAGCATCGGCATCGGCTTCGACCTCGACCCTGGCGATGCCGCCGCCGACGAAGCTCGGTTCCGCGCTTGGTACAACCTGGGCGACGACCCGTATCTCCTCTTCGTCGGGCGCCTCGATCCGGGCAAGGGCTCCGACGAGCTGTTCGACTTCTTCCGGGCCTTCAAGGAGCGCAACCCCGGGGCGTTGAAGTTGGTCGTCGTCGGCGACCCGCTCAAGCCGCTGCCCCCGCATCCCGACGTGGTCGTCACCGGCTTCGTCGACGAGGCCACCAAAGACGCCTCGTACGCGGGCGCCACCGCCCTCGTGCAGCCGTCCTACTTCGAGAGCTTTTCCATGGTGCTGGCCGAGGCTTGGGTGCACAGTCGGCCTGCGTTGGTGCAGGGTCACTGCGACGTGCTGGTGGGGCAGTGCAGGCGCAGCAACGGGGGCATTCCGTACCGGGGCTTCGCCGAGTTCGAGACCGCCGTCCAGCTTCTTCTCGACCAGCCGGCGCTCGGTCGCGAGCTCGGTCGACGAGGTCGCGCGTACGTCGAGTCCCGCTACTCGTGGGACGCCGTCCTCGGCCGCTACGAGCGGCTGTTACGGCATGTGGCGGACTATCCTCGAATGCTTCGTCCAACGCGACCGTTGCGAAACGAGAAGGACTCATGGAGCGGCTGA
- a CDS encoding glycosyltransferase, with protein MAVHQVLVAASRHDAVTNAALELRSLLRRAGPSEIFSLYYDAELAAEVVPLAEFPRRAGPSGSDVLVFHSAIGEPYVQAFLMERPERVVLVYHNISPAPLFRPYAPQFADVLERGRQELRELAPRVELALAPSQYNADELEEIGFRDVRVAPLVVDVDRLAGSAPDADTTFHLTRNVEGPLVLFVGQLLPHKRPDLLVQAFNVLLTYLEPDAHLVLAGAGTLPLYRRAVWLLAHELNLPTVWFAGRVSDAELVSFYRRADLFVTASEHEGFCVPLLEAMSFDLPVIARAHAAIPETLGGAGLVLPPDDDPVLLAEAMAAVMGDEALHSGLVASGRRRLAEFSPDAARATFLRHLLEVV; from the coding sequence ATGGCCGTCCATCAGGTGCTTGTTGCCGCTTCGCGGCACGACGCCGTGACCAACGCCGCTCTCGAGCTGCGCTCGCTCTTGCGACGAGCGGGGCCGTCGGAGATCTTTTCGCTGTACTACGACGCCGAGCTGGCGGCCGAAGTGGTCCCGCTGGCGGAGTTTCCCCGCCGCGCTGGTCCCAGCGGCAGCGACGTGCTCGTGTTCCACTCGGCCATCGGCGAGCCCTACGTGCAGGCGTTTCTCATGGAGCGACCCGAGCGCGTGGTGCTCGTGTACCACAACATCTCTCCCGCCCCCCTCTTCCGGCCGTACGCGCCGCAGTTCGCCGACGTGCTCGAGCGCGGCCGCCAGGAGTTGCGCGAGCTCGCGCCGCGCGTCGAGTTGGCACTGGCGCCGTCGCAGTACAACGCAGACGAGCTCGAAGAGATCGGCTTTCGTGACGTGCGCGTGGCGCCGCTGGTCGTCGACGTCGACCGGCTCGCTGGCTCGGCGCCTGACGCCGATACGACGTTCCACCTCACACGCAACGTCGAAGGGCCGCTCGTCCTGTTCGTCGGCCAGCTCTTGCCTCACAAGCGACCCGACCTGCTCGTGCAGGCGTTCAACGTGCTGCTCACCTATCTCGAGCCCGACGCCCACCTCGTCTTGGCCGGCGCCGGCACGCTCCCGCTCTACCGACGGGCGGTCTGGCTGCTCGCCCATGAGCTCAACCTGCCGACAGTGTGGTTCGCCGGGCGCGTGAGCGACGCCGAGCTCGTGTCGTTCTACCGCCGAGCCGACCTCTTCGTGACGGCCAGCGAGCACGAAGGGTTCTGCGTCCCGCTTCTGGAGGCGATGTCGTTCGACCTGCCGGTGATCGCCCGGGCCCACGCAGCAATCCCGGAGACGCTCGGTGGGGCGGGCCTCGTCCTTCCCCCCGACGACGACCCGGTGTTGCTGGCGGAGGCCATGGCGGCGGTCATGGGTGACGAAGCGCTGCACAGCGGCCTGGTGGCGAGCGGTCGCCGTCGCCTCGCCGAGTTCTCGCCCGACGCCGCCCGCGCCACCTTCCTGCGCCACCTCCTCGAGGTGGTGTGA
- a CDS encoding methionine biosynthesis protein MetW, with protein MTDEGNGAPVPDVDALVSQLRARVEQREREGHYPSTLTEEMRGHFERIARHRAAVDLDVLRRQLDVLDNASSFDAARIPLGSGMPGGQKLHAAVAKLVSRQTQGALEQVQAFADAARVALRTVLSALEEPDGHVHADLVGQLDSLFERLAAFERGPAAPEAAVADLRARVEVLEASQRPAPPVPAALSPVDYAELAGCFEGASPVLHVASGEGGLLEALAAAGIDASGVEPVAELAERSRARGLPVTHGDPVTWLAATPDESLGAVAAVDPGDRMPPGQVVALVVLARDKLRPGGLLVFHGRNPASLYGLAHRVTGEGRSLHPAYLELALREAGFGDVRTAWHAPPGEGERLHELDADPAMNENIARLNRLLYGPQDYTVVATR; from the coding sequence ATGACTGACGAAGGGAACGGCGCTCCCGTCCCGGACGTCGACGCGCTGGTGTCGCAGTTGCGGGCCCGAGTCGAGCAGCGTGAGCGAGAGGGCCACTATCCCTCGACGCTGACCGAAGAGATGCGCGGGCACTTCGAGCGCATCGCCCGACATCGCGCCGCCGTCGACCTCGACGTGTTGCGTCGACAACTCGACGTGCTCGACAACGCCTCGTCGTTCGACGCCGCCCGCATTCCGCTGGGGTCGGGAATGCCCGGTGGCCAAAAGCTGCACGCTGCCGTGGCCAAGCTGGTGTCGCGCCAGACCCAGGGCGCACTGGAACAGGTCCAGGCGTTCGCCGACGCAGCGCGCGTCGCGCTCCGCACCGTGCTGTCGGCGCTGGAGGAACCCGACGGGCACGTGCATGCCGACCTGGTCGGCCAACTCGACTCGCTGTTCGAGCGACTGGCTGCGTTCGAACGCGGCCCCGCTGCGCCGGAGGCGGCAGTGGCGGACCTGCGAGCTCGGGTCGAGGTGCTCGAAGCATCACAGCGCCCTGCGCCGCCGGTGCCTGCAGCACTGTCGCCGGTTGACTACGCAGAACTGGCGGGCTGTTTCGAGGGCGCGTCGCCTGTGCTCCACGTCGCGTCCGGCGAAGGCGGGCTCCTCGAGGCACTGGCCGCTGCGGGCATCGATGCGTCCGGCGTGGAGCCCGTCGCCGAACTCGCCGAGCGCTCACGCGCACGCGGCCTTCCCGTCACGCACGGCGACCCTGTGACGTGGTTGGCCGCCACGCCCGACGAGAGCCTCGGCGCAGTTGCAGCCGTCGACCCTGGCGACCGCATGCCGCCGGGCCAGGTCGTCGCTCTCGTCGTTCTTGCCCGCGACAAGCTGCGCCCCGGCGGCCTGCTGGTGTTCCACGGCCGCAACCCGGCGTCGCTCTACGGCCTCGCCCATCGCGTGACCGGAGAGGGTCGTTCCTTGCATCCTGCGTACCTCGAACTCGCGCTGCGAGAGGCCGGCTTCGGCGATGTGCGAACGGCGTGGCATGCGCCGCCGGGCGAAGGTGAGCGGCTGCACGAGCTTGATGCCGACCCCGCCATGAACGAGAACATCGCGCGGCTCAATCGGCTGCTGTACGGGCCGCAGGACTACACGGTCGTTGCCACCCGCTGA